ACGTACATGGTGCTGGCTCCTGAACACCCGCTTGTCGATGCGCTGACAACTGCGGAGCAGCGAAAGATCCTCGACGACTACCGCAATCAAGCAAAGCTCAAAAGCGAGCTGGAACGCGGAATCGAAACGGACAAGACGGGCGTCTTCACGGGCGGCTATGCCGTGAATCCGGCAACGAAGCAAAACATCCCGATCTGGATTGCCGATTATGTGCTGATGGGCTACGGCACCGGCGCCATCATGGCCGTGCCGGGACACGACGAACGTGATTGGGAGTTTGCGCGGAAGTTCTCCCTGCCGATTGTTGAAGTGGTGGCCGGAGGGAGCGTACAGGAGGCTGCATTCAGCGACAACGAAAACGGCGTTGCCGTCAATTCCGAAAATGATGAAGTGTCATTGAACGGCTTGAACGTAGCTGATGCAAAGAAGAGGATCATCGGGTGGCTCTCCGCAAAGGGAATAGGAAAGGGGAAAGTCCAGTTCAAGCTGCGCGACTGGTTGTTTTCGCGGCAGCGGTATTGGGGGGAACCGATTCCCATAATCCATCTCGAAGACGGAACGTTGAAAGCATTGAGCGAGGATGATCTGCCGCTTCGCTTACCGGACTTGCAGAAATTCCAGCCGAGCGGCACAACAGAATCACCACTGGCGCTGGCAACCGATTGGGTGCATGTCACCGACAAGGAAACCGGACTTAAAGGCAGGCGCGAAACGAATACGATGCCGCAGTGGGCAGGTTCGTGTTGGTACTACTTGCGCTACCTCGACCCGAAGAACGGCATGGAGATTTTCTCGAAGGAGAAAGAGAAGTACTGGATGCCCGTTGATCTGTACGTAGGCGGCTCGGAACATGCCGTTCTGCACCTGATGTATGCCCGCTTCTGGCACAAGGTGTTGTACGATCTCGGCTACGTCAGTACGAAAGAGCCGTTCGTGAAGTTGAGGCATCAGGGGATTATTTTGGGAGAGAATTCCAAGAAGATGTCGAAGTCGTTGGGCAACGTCGTCAACCCGGACGATGTTGTGAAGGAGTACGGCGCCGATGCATTGCGGATGTTCGAAATGTTCATGGGTCCGCTGGAGGAAATGAAGCCGTGGAGTACACGCGGCGTCGAGGGGGTGTTCCGTTTCCTGAATCGCGTGTGGCGGCTTTATATTGATGATGCCGGAAATCCCGACCCTGATATCAAAGACATTCCGCCTTCGGTCGATGTCGAGCGTGTGTATCATGCAACGGTCAAGAAGGTCGGCGACGATATCGAGCGGCTCAGCTTCAACACGGCCATTGCGCAGATGATGATTTTCGTGAACGAGGTGATGAAGAGCGAAACGAAGCCACGGCAGGTGTTGGAGCCGTTTATCAAAGTTCTCTCACCCTTTGCGCCTCATATTGCAGAGGAATTATGGCAGAAGACGGGCCACACGCACACACTGGCATACGAACCATGGCCTTCGTTCGATTCCGCAAAGCTCGAGGAAACGACGGTTGAAATTGTTCTGCAAGTAAACGGGAAGATCCGTTCAAAAATTTCCGTGGCAAAAGATACCTCCGGGCACGATTTGGAAACCCTGACTCTTGCCGATGAAAACGTGCGCAGACACCTCGACGGCAAGCAGATCGTGAAGAAGATTGTGGTTAAGAACAAGCTCGTGAACATCGTCGTCAAATGATGCGCTGCACACCATCCCGCAAACCCGGCACGCTATGAAAGTTTTTTTGCGTGTCGTCCGCTACGTCAAGCCGTATCGCTGGAAGCTGATCGCGGCCAACTTCTGCATGCTTGTCAGTCGCCCCTTGGAATTGCTGTCCTACATTCTCCTCATCCCGATGCTCGATGTCGTCTTTTCTCCGCCGAACGTCGGGGAAGTTGGCGCCACGGGAACATCCGTCTTCAATCTTGGAAATTACCTCAAACAGTTTCTCGCCGGGCTTGTGGCACAATACGATCGCCCGACTGCATTGCTGTTTCTTGTGATTGCCGTCTTTGCCTCTTTTCTGCTGAAGAACCTTTTCTCGCTCGTGAACCAGTATCTGATGGCGGATATCGAGCACGGCATCATGCACAGGTTGCGCAATGATGTGTATCGTCATCTACAACATCTTTCCCTTTCTTACTTCACGGAAGAACGAAAGGGAAACCTTATTGCCACGGTCGTGAACGACGTGAGAATTCTGAACGATTCGGCGATGGCCGTGGTGAACAGCTTCTTCAGAGACCCTCCCACCATCGTCCTTTCAACACTCGTGTTGCTGCTGCTCGATTGGCAGTTGACGGTGATTGTGGCGTTGATTATTCCGATAGGCGGCATCATCATCAGCCGCATCGCCGACAAGCTGAAGAAGCAATCCATCTTCATGCAGGAGAAGATGGCGGATATGATGTCTGTGCTGGATGAGTCACTGGCGAATGTCCGCATCGTGAAGGCGTTCGGGATGGAAGAGTTTGAGACGGGGAGATTCTCGAAAGAATCATCCCGCTATGCCGATCTGATGAAAACCATCCAGCGAAGAAGAAATCTCGCATCACCCATTTCCGAAATGTTCGGCGTGATCGCGATTGCCGTGATCGTCTGGTTTATCGGCGGCAGAGTCATCAGCGGAACCAGCTCGATGACGTCGAGCGCCCTCATCGGCTACATCGTTGTGCTTTCGCAAATGCTGCCGCCCATCAAGCTGTTCGGACAGACATTCAACAGCGTGCAGGAAGGAATCGGTGCGGCGGGGCGTGTGTTCAAGATTCTCGATACGAAGCCGGCGATTCTCGACAAACCATCGGCTGCCGCCGTCACCGGATTCAAACATCAGATCCGGTATGAGAATGTCTCGTTCAAGTATGAAACGGGTGATGTTGTTCTGAAAGGCGTGTCGCTGGAAATCAAGCAGGGCGAACGGGTTGCCATCGTCGGGCCGAGCGGCGGAGGAAAATCAACGCTCGTGGATTTGTTGCCGAGATTCTATGATCCGCGTGAAGGGAGAATTACGTTGGACGGCATGGATCTCCGTGATATTACGGTTGATTCCTTGCGCGGCCTGATGGGAATCGTGACACAGGAGACGATTCTGTTCAATGATACTGTTCGGAACAATATCGCGTACGGCCGGAGCGAAACATCGCTCGACCGGATCATCGAAGCGGCGACCATTGCCAATGCGCACGAGTTTATTGCCCGATTGCCCGACGGCTATGACACGAAAATCGGCGACCGGGGAACGAAACTCTCCGGCGGGCAGCGGCAGCGTATATCGCTTGCGCGGGCAATCCTGAAGAATCCGCCGATACTGATTTTCGATGAAGCAACCTCGGCACTCGATACCGAATCGGAAATCCTCGTTCAGGAAGCAGTCGAGAGAACGCTTGCGGGGAGAACATCCGTGGTGATTGCGCATCGCCTTTCCACCATTCAACACTCCGACCGGATTATTGTGATTGAGAAAGGAGAGATTGTCGAAGAAGGGAAACATGCGTCGTTGCTTGCAAACAGCAACGGTGTGTACAAGAGGCTGTACGAACTTCAGTTCCAGGTGTGAGCGTGAAGGTCAGCGGATTTTCCATCATCAGAAACGGAGTGAAGTACGGTTATCCGGTTGTCGAGGCGGTATCATCGATTCTCCCGGTCTGCGATGAATTTATTCTGAATGTGGGGAAGTCCGATGATGAAACACTTGAACTCGTTCGAACGATTTCGTCTCCGAAACTGACGATCATCGAACGTGAATGGGATATGAGTCTGCGCGAAGGAGGGCTATTGATTTCTTTCGAGACGAACGCCGCTCTCGACAAATGTACCGGCGATTGGTGTTTCTATATTCAAGCGGATGAAGTGTTGCACGAACGGTACTTTCCTGTTGTTCGCTCGGAAATGGAGCGGTATCTGCATGACGGGAACGTCGAGGCGCTTCAGTTCGGCTATCGGCACTTTTACGGCAGTTACGACTTCTATCAAGATGATTATCGAACCTGGTATGTGAAGGAGAGCCGCATTGTCAAACGCCATCCGGATATTGCGTCGTGGGGAGACGGTATGGATTTTCGCCATCGCGACGGCACATTGTTGAGGCGCAAAAAGATCGATGCGGAGATATACCACTACGGATGGGTTCGCCCGCCGCAAGTGATGTACTCGAAGAATGTCGGCTTTCATCAACTCTACTTTTCCGATGAAGAAGTGAAGAAGCGGGTTCCTTCTGTCGAACATACATACCATCATCTCGGCCATTTGAAACGGTTTGCCGGGACACATCCTGCAGTCATGAAGGAACGCATCGCAGCGTCACAATGGGATTTTGATTCGAAGATCGACGAACAGCCCCCCG
This Bacteroidota bacterium DNA region includes the following protein-coding sequences:
- a CDS encoding glycosyltransferase family 2 protein, with amino-acid sequence MKVSGFSIIRNGVKYGYPVVEAVSSILPVCDEFILNVGKSDDETLELVRTISSPKLTIIEREWDMSLREGGLLISFETNAALDKCTGDWCFYIQADEVLHERYFPVVRSEMERYLHDGNVEALQFGYRHFYGSYDFYQDDYRTWYVKESRIVKRHPDIASWGDGMDFRHRDGTLLRRKKIDAEIYHYGWVRPPQVMYSKNVGFHQLYFSDEEVKKRVPSVEHTYHHLGHLKRFAGTHPAVMKERIAASQWDFDSKIDEQPPDWWRHVTLFLQPLTKRLQRWFGTDRKTQ
- a CDS encoding ABC transporter ATP-binding protein encodes the protein MKVFLRVVRYVKPYRWKLIAANFCMLVSRPLELLSYILLIPMLDVVFSPPNVGEVGATGTSVFNLGNYLKQFLAGLVAQYDRPTALLFLVIAVFASFLLKNLFSLVNQYLMADIEHGIMHRLRNDVYRHLQHLSLSYFTEERKGNLIATVVNDVRILNDSAMAVVNSFFRDPPTIVLSTLVLLLLDWQLTVIVALIIPIGGIIISRIADKLKKQSIFMQEKMADMMSVLDESLANVRIVKAFGMEEFETGRFSKESSRYADLMKTIQRRRNLASPISEMFGVIAIAVIVWFIGGRVISGTSSMTSSALIGYIVVLSQMLPPIKLFGQTFNSVQEGIGAAGRVFKILDTKPAILDKPSAAAVTGFKHQIRYENVSFKYETGDVVLKGVSLEIKQGERVAIVGPSGGGKSTLVDLLPRFYDPREGRITLDGMDLRDITVDSLRGLMGIVTQETILFNDTVRNNIAYGRSETSLDRIIEAATIANAHEFIARLPDGYDTKIGDRGTKLSGGQRQRISLARAILKNPPILIFDEATSALDTESEILVQEAVERTLAGRTSVVIAHRLSTIQHSDRIIVIEKGEIVEEGKHASLLANSNGVYKRLYELQFQV
- the leuS gene encoding leucine--tRNA ligase: MPYPFHEIEPKWQTYWDDHKTFRTEDFSDKPKAFILDMYPYPSGAGLHVGHPEGYTATDILCRYKRMKGCNVLHPIGWDAFGLPAERFAMQTNIHPRITTERNINTFRRQIKMLGLSYDWDREVDTTDPDYYKWTQWIFLKIYNSWYDYRVNKARPVDELVREFEEAGCSKIDCSLYCGDDHCCFTADGWKRMSRVEQHNVLKNFRLCYIAEIPVNWCEGLGTVLANEEVAEWTEKGYTVERRPMKQWMMRITAYAERLLEDGKELDWPASTVEQQTIWIGRSEGAEIDFPVSGLDATIRVFTTRPDTVFGATYMVLAPEHPLVDALTTAEQRKILDDYRNQAKLKSELERGIETDKTGVFTGGYAVNPATKQNIPIWIADYVLMGYGTGAIMAVPGHDERDWEFARKFSLPIVEVVAGGSVQEAAFSDNENGVAVNSENDEVSLNGLNVADAKKRIIGWLSAKGIGKGKVQFKLRDWLFSRQRYWGEPIPIIHLEDGTLKALSEDDLPLRLPDLQKFQPSGTTESPLALATDWVHVTDKETGLKGRRETNTMPQWAGSCWYYLRYLDPKNGMEIFSKEKEKYWMPVDLYVGGSEHAVLHLMYARFWHKVLYDLGYVSTKEPFVKLRHQGIILGENSKKMSKSLGNVVNPDDVVKEYGADALRMFEMFMGPLEEMKPWSTRGVEGVFRFLNRVWRLYIDDAGNPDPDIKDIPPSVDVERVYHATVKKVGDDIERLSFNTAIAQMMIFVNEVMKSETKPRQVLEPFIKVLSPFAPHIAEELWQKTGHTHTLAYEPWPSFDSAKLEETTVEIVLQVNGKIRSKISVAKDTSGHDLETLTLADENVRRHLDGKQIVKKIVVKNKLVNIVVK